One Olleya sp. Hel_I_94 genomic window, CGTTGTTTTTGCGTTGTTTTTGCGTTGCTAATTCAACATAAAATCATCAACTTAAAAAACTTATAATAGATAACTTAGACTTCTATATAAATAAATCATACACTAAACCAAACAAAAATTAAAACAAAGACTGCTATATTTTTAAAACACAATATTATTCCCATTAACATCTACAAGATCAAAACATGTTATTAACTCGATAAGATTAGGATTGGTCTTTATTAACTTAGAAACAGTTAAGTCGGTATTTGACTTTATAATTTTCGTTTCATTTTTTGATTCACTCTTACTACTATAACCCTTAAAACCCTCCTCTCTTTCTTTAACTTGTTTTAAGAAAACATCTGCTAAATCCGTTCCTTTTACACAGTCTAAATTCTCTACATAGTCACTTACACTAATATTAAAACCAATATCATTTAAAGCTAATGATTTATCCAACCATTTATTGTATTCTGATTTATCTGGAAATGCTATTATTTTATAGTTTTTAATATCTTTTAAGTAATCATATTTAAATCCACTTTCACACCCAGTTGCCAACCATAAATACTCTGGTTTATAAATACTCATTATTATAGCTGTTTTTTCAGATTCAACTAAAGCTACAGTTTTTGATATCGATTCATTAACTAAATGCAAACCGAATAAACATTGTTTTAAGTTAAAATCATTTAATTTTAATAAGTTCTTTACGCTGTGGATAAAAGGCTTCCCATTTTGATTTTTTTGACGTTTACCAGTTTCAATGTCGTATAGCATTATTTTTCCATGTCTTACGTTTTCATTTTTATCAATCTGCCAAAAAACAGTAGCTCCTTTGCCTCCCCATAACTTAGATGTGCCAATACAATATTTACTAATAGCTTCCTTTATTTGATCATTATTGAATATGGTTTTAAGAAACTGAATAAAATTATTTTTTTTAAAATTTCTTACACTTCCAGAAACTAAACTATAATCAATATAGGACTCTTCTTTAGGAGGTGTATAGCAATATTCCTGAATTTCATTCTTATATAGCTTAAAGGATGGATAAGAAAAATAACCACATTCAGTGATTCTATCACATTTACCATAATTTAAAGGTAATCGTTGTTTTGTTTTAATATCATAATAACACACCATTCTTTTTTTATCACAATTTGGGCAAAGATACTTTTTACTAGAATTATCAAATACGTAGGGAAAATTCATAACATTAATTAATTATTAGGCAAAGCGGTAAACTTGGTAAACTACACTACAATTAAAGGCTTAGAGGAAATTTTAAACTGGCTAACATGGTAATCTTGGAAAACTAAAAAAAACTCATACAAGCTTAAAAAACAAACACTTAACTTTTAAATTGCCGAGTTTACCGAGTTTCCACTAGATATATTTTTTTTTATAACAACCGTACTTTGGAACTGTAAATAAATTAGATTTTAGAAACCTATTTATTGATCCACCTTTTACTTTAAACTGGTCAAATAGAGGTAAAACATCAATTCTTTTAAATTCAACTGGCAACTCTTTATATAAGTCCAATTTATTTAAAGGCAGCTCGTCTAATGGGTTAGTTACCAGCATACGATCGTTGACCTTAAATGCATTTAACCTAAAATATTCAGCAAGTATTATCGCATCTTTTAGACTTTTGATTGAAATATTTTCTGAATAATTATGAGTTGTTGATTGAGTAATACATTCTAAAATAAGCGCAAATCTCCATACATAAGTTTGAAGTTTAGCTTGTATTAAAGTTTCAAGATCATCATCATGATATTCTTTTACTTTTTCATGCTGCCAATCTATGTAAACATCACGTATGGCTTTTGACACTCTCAAAATTCGTGAAGGTGCTTCATATAGATTATTAATTAATTTTGAATAATTTTGTACATGCAGTTCTTCTATATGATTACCCGTAAACATAAACGGTTGAGGATTGGCAGGATAGACAAATAAAAATCTTGCTAAAAATCCATCATCATCTCTGTTATTTTCTGCCAATTTTTTAAGCACTTTAGGTTGAAGACCGCCGATTATATTGACATTTGTCTCTTCTACTCTAATCGGCTCTTTGGTAACCCTATCTACGGTTAGAGTTCCCCCATTATACAATTCTAAATATAACTGTTGATCACCTCCTTTTTTATATTGATCAAAGCTATTTATCCAACCTATCAGTTCATCCTTAAAAATTAAAACACCTTTTTCATTATACTGCAATGTATCTGCTAATTTCTCAGGTGTAAAATCTTTTAAAATATGTTTACTATACCTAGGCTTGCTACCTTTAGATTCTTGTTGTTCAAAATCCTTTAACAAATCTTTGAAATCAACATAAGCACGTTTGTCTTTATTTTCTATCGGTTGTTTAGAAAACACTATAGGATGTGACTTACCAATTCCACTTCTACCTATAATTGCTAACCACAATATTGGTTTACTGGTGTAAGAACCATTAAACAGTTTGGTATCGTTACCTATAGCTGTTGCACAAGTTGATAATATACCTGCACTTAAATATTCCTTATTAAAGCCAACAGTATTGCTTGCGTTTTGAATTAAGTTTTGAATTGAGATTGGAAATACATCAAAAGGAAACTCTGAATAACTCTTATTAAAATCAAAATCAATTGCTTTTCCGATATTAAGTTCTTGATTCTTCATTATTTAAATCTTTTAGAACGTTTAGACAAATAAGAATCTACCTCTGCTTCAGTTTCACTTATAGTTCTGATTTTTCCTTGCTTAATCCATTCTATTATCTCTGATTTAAAAAAGAATAATCTACCATTCTTCTTGTGGTATGGAATTTCATTTTTTTGACAATACCCATAAATAGTTGGCTTGGTGTAACCCGTAAAAATGGCTATTTCGTCAATAGTTTTTGGATCATCTGATTGCTGCTTTAATTCTGCTTTTTGTAGCAATAAAGCTTTTAATTCTTTAATGTCTTTTTTTACTTCTGCGACATCTTGTTGTGTTTTTTCGAATGAAATCATTTCACGCTATTTTAAAGTTAATAATAACGCAATCTCCTTCTATTCAGAAATTGGAATTTTTACGAATTTTCACGAACGAAATAAAACCACATAAAACAAGTACAAATTATTAAAACTTTTTTTAACGTAGAATTTTCACGAATTTTAAACAGCCTATATCTTTAATAATCTTTTAAATTGTTTTATATATTTTGGATTTCCTGTTGTAAATGATTTATATGGCTCTTTTGTATTTTCGTTAATAGAAATATTAAAAGCTTCACAAAATGCTTGCCCTATTTTTTTATAATCAATACTGTCTGGATATGCAGTATGCCTTAAAGCAACAGCAAGACTACTTAATAAGCTTTTTCCACTACCATAAATACTGTTTCTTTTTGTAATTATGTTATAATCTTCATCCCAAATTTTATTTTCTAATCCAATTCTTAATACTTCAGATAAAGATAACTTTGCCGAAACACTCCATATATCAATTAATAAAGACAACCTATTATTAATAACAACATCTTCTTTGGATTCTATGATTTGAGTGCGCTTACTTTCTAAATCGGATTTATTCTTATAATAAGTAATTTGATTGTTTAAAAAAGTTTTATGAGGCTCTAATTGATCAGTCAAAACCATACCCTGAAGTTTAGCGCGAATCTCTTCAAAGTTTAATTCTTCTTTTAAATCATTAATGAGATCTAATGAATCTAATGTATCCATGCTTTTAAAAATACTACGGAGAATTTCCATTGTACAAATAGAAAAATAATCGTAAAATTTTTTATAATTAAAAGTAACCATACCTTTTTCATATTCCAAAGATTTAAAAAACTGAAATGCTAAATCTTGCAAAACTAATTCTGAACTAAAAACCTCTGCATTGTTATGAATAGATATAATAAAAAAATAAGCAGCAATAAGTATTTCAGTCTCCGCTTTATTATAATACTGCAAACAGATCTTATCACTTTCATTTATACTGTCTCCATTACAAAAATTACATTTACCAATAATCTCCTTGGGTATTGAATTATGAATCGACTGCATGATATATTGCATCCATTGATCATATTTTTCATCATCAGCTAAATATTTTTTAATTAAAGAATGTACATCTTCCTCTCTTGCTACTCCGGAAGTATTAAAAATTTGATCTAAGTCATCGATTGAATTGATAGTAAGACTCTCAAACGTAGTCTTATCAACGTTGAAAAAATATTTATTCATTAATTTAATTCTTTAAAAGTCCATAATTGAATTTGCAAACACTTTCTTAGCTTCATCCTCAAAACCTGCAAAATAGTTTTTTGTCACACTTAAATCGCTATGATTTAAAGCTTCACTTATAAATTCCATACTTGCACCTTTTCTTAATGAATTTGTAGCAAAAGAATGTCTTGCCCAATATGTCGATATATCATTAGGCAAATTGTTTGCTTTTGCCACCCTCTTAATATGATCATTAATATATCGTGTAAAATTTTTAATTTTCTTATGTTGTGTTAAAATATCATCACTATTATCGACAATTTTAAAAACATAACCTGAATGATCATCATTTGAATATTTATCGATAACACCTTTAGTAAAATCAGTCAAATAGTTAATAATAGCAGTTTTTTCAGCAGATTTATCAAATGTTTTCGCTCTATAATAAGTAAACTTATCTTCTTCTAAATCAGAATATTTTAAAAGTGCAATATCTTTAATGTTCATTCCACTACATGCAAAACTAAAAAACCAAAAATCCTTGGCAACTTCTTCATTATCATTTAAAGTTTTTGCATTGAAAAGTACTTTTAACTGTTCCGAATTCAACGCTTTTTTAACTTTTTTAGTTCTAGGAATTTTATACCTATTTTTTCCGAAGGGATAAATATCATCACTAATATCATTATTCTGAATTGCGTTATTAAAGACAACCCTTAAAGTTCTAGTATATATTGCTATAGTGGTATAACTCTTTCCTTTCTCTAGCATATAATTTTCATAATCTTTTAACCACTTTACATTAATTAAACTAAAAGTAAGCTTATCTATACTATATCCTTTTTTTTGTTGACTAAACTCGCCTAATGATCCCAGTGTGTATCTATAACTTTCAGCAGTACCAATTTTATTGTCTTTAATTTTGCTGTCAATAATGGAGTCAAAATAATATTTTACACTATTTCTATCAGTAGCTTTCCTGAACAATCTATTTTCAAAACTTTCAAAATCAAAAAAGGTTATTTGTTTAGCTTCTTCATTTGCTCTAGTTTCAATTGATTGAAGTTTAAGTCTTAATTCTTTGTTAGCACCTCTTAATGATTTGTTTGCTGAATTTATCCAAATATTAGAAAAATCAGCTTCTGTTAGATCAATATCTAATGAATACCATTTCTCCTTTTGTATATTCTTATCATACACCCTTAACTTCACCGGATATTTACCACTATCCTTTTTACGACGATTATCTAATCTAACTGTAATTTTATAATTGTCCGTCGCTACTTTTGTAGAATCACTCATTGTTTTTGCTTTTTACAAAAGTAATCATTTGCAGAATATTTGCAGAAAAAAATCATTAATAAACTATTAAAGATTATTAAAAGACATATAAACAATCCAGCAAAACCCTTATAAACATTAATAAACAAATAAAACCCATGTAATAGACAAATAACCGTTTTCTTGATTACGGCTCAAGAGGTTACTGGTTTGAATCCAGTCGAGGACCCTTTGGTATTTCCTGTTTTATGTTTGTTCTAACATTGTTAAGTAAGTCAATAACCTCTTGACAACTGCGGTAATTTTCAATTTTGTCAATATTTTCAATCCGTTTTGCATCAACATAACTTTTCAATGAACCTATTCCTGAATTATAGATTTTTTGATGTGAATCGCCGTAAAATCCTAGTAGAATATTCTTTTCATTTCTTGGAAGTAGAAAGTCTAGGAATGCAC contains:
- a CDS encoding DUF6371 domain-containing protein — protein: MNFPYVFDNSSKKYLCPNCDKKRMVCYYDIKTKQRLPLNYGKCDRITECGYFSYPSFKLYKNEIQEYCYTPPKEESYIDYSLVSGSVRNFKKNNFIQFLKTIFNNDQIKEAISKYCIGTSKLWGGKGATVFWQIDKNENVRHGKIMLYDIETGKRQKNQNGKPFIHSVKNLLKLNDFNLKQCLFGLHLVNESISKTVALVESEKTAIIMSIYKPEYLWLATGCESGFKYDYLKDIKNYKIIAFPDKSEYNKWLDKSLALNDIGFNISVSDYVENLDCVKGTDLADVFLKQVKEREEGFKGYSSKSESKNETKIIKSNTDLTVSKLIKTNPNLIELITCFDLVDVNGNNIVF
- a CDS encoding DUF3987 domain-containing protein, whose protein sequence is MKNQELNIGKAIDFDFNKSYSEFPFDVFPISIQNLIQNASNTVGFNKEYLSAGILSTCATAIGNDTKLFNGSYTSKPILWLAIIGRSGIGKSHPIVFSKQPIENKDKRAYVDFKDLLKDFEQQESKGSKPRYSKHILKDFTPEKLADTLQYNEKGVLIFKDELIGWINSFDQYKKGGDQQLYLELYNGGTLTVDRVTKEPIRVEETNVNIIGGLQPKVLKKLAENNRDDDGFLARFLFVYPANPQPFMFTGNHIEELHVQNYSKLINNLYEAPSRILRVSKAIRDVYIDWQHEKVKEYHDDDLETLIQAKLQTYVWRFALILECITQSTTHNYSENISIKSLKDAIILAEYFRLNAFKVNDRMLVTNPLDELPLNKLDLYKELPVEFKRIDVLPLFDQFKVKGGSINRFLKSNLFTVPKYGCYKKKYI
- a CDS encoding helix-turn-helix domain-containing protein, which gives rise to MISFEKTQQDVAEVKKDIKELKALLLQKAELKQQSDDPKTIDEIAIFTGYTKPTIYGYCQKNEIPYHKKNGRLFFFKSEIIEWIKQGKIRTISETEAEVDSYLSKRSKRFK
- a CDS encoding tyrosine-type recombinase/integrase yields the protein MSDSTKVATDNYKITVRLDNRRKKDSGKYPVKLRVYDKNIQKEKWYSLDIDLTEADFSNIWINSANKSLRGANKELRLKLQSIETRANEEAKQITFFDFESFENRLFRKATDRNSVKYYFDSIIDSKIKDNKIGTAESYRYTLGSLGEFSQQKKGYSIDKLTFSLINVKWLKDYENYMLEKGKSYTTIAIYTRTLRVVFNNAIQNNDISDDIYPFGKNRYKIPRTKKVKKALNSEQLKVLFNAKTLNDNEEVAKDFWFFSFACSGMNIKDIALLKYSDLEEDKFTYYRAKTFDKSAEKTAIINYLTDFTKGVIDKYSNDDHSGYVFKIVDNSDDILTQHKKIKNFTRYINDHIKRVAKANNLPNDISTYWARHSFATNSLRKGASMEFISEALNHSDLSVTKNYFAGFEDEAKKVFANSIMDF